One genomic window of Eleginops maclovinus isolate JMC-PN-2008 ecotype Puerto Natales chromosome 12, JC_Emac_rtc_rv5, whole genome shotgun sequence includes the following:
- the LOC134874058 gene encoding large ribosomal subunit protein uL29, giving the protein MAKIKARDLRGKKKEELLKQLDDLKNELSQLRVAKVTGGAASKLSKIRVVRKSIARVLTVINQTQKENLRKFYKGKKYKPLDLRPKKTRALRRRLNKHEESLRTKKQQRKDLLYSVRKFAVKA; this is encoded by the exons ATG GCCAAGATCAAGGCAAGAGATCTGCGGGGCAAGAAGAAGGAAGAGCTGCTCAAGCAGCTGGATGACTTGAAGAATGAGTTGTCCCAGCTCCGTGTGGCCAAGGTTACCGGAGGAGCCGCTTCCAAGCTGTCCAAGAT CCGTGTGGTCCGCAAGTCCATCGCCAGAGTCCTGACTGTAATCAACCAGACACAGAAGGAGAACCTGAGGAAGTTCTACAAG GGTAAGAAGTACAAGCCCCTGGATCTGAGACCCAAGAAGACCAGAGCTCTGCGCCGCCGGCTCAACAAGCATGAGGAGTCTCTGCGGACCAAGAAACAGCAGAGGAAAGACCTCCTCTACTCAGTCCGCAAATTTGCAGTCAAAGCTTAG